The Aulosira sp. FACHB-615 genomic sequence ATTAGCCTTGATGATTACGGGCTGGCGTGGTTTTTGCTGGGAGTAGATATGAATAAAAGGGTATTCTTGAGGCAAGTTGTTCATAATGCGCTTTTTTCGGAGGGATTGGCTGATCCCTCCTTTTTGCTTTACTGTCTTAATCTGGTTTGATGGTTACTGGTAGTTCTGAGTTGTTGGGTTTCGGCTTCTTCTTTGAAGGTGCGATCGCCCACAACACCCAAAGCTTCTTCAAACGGCTGTGTAGCTTCCAGGCAAGATAGCCCCTCAAACCCTTCCGCTTCCACTCGCACTTCACCGGTTTTGCTGTCAAAATGAATTAATACTGAGCGTTCCATGAATTACCTCCTAGCGTATTGTTTGGTTTCCTGGTGTCCAGCAAAGGTTAAACGCAGGGTTTGCACTGACCCATTACTGGTTTCGGTGATTGTGCATTCGCCAAATCTTTCACGCAATTCTTCAGCTTTCGCCATCACCATCCGCCGTCCGTAAGCTGGCATCAAC encodes the following:
- a CDS encoding DUF2997 domain-containing protein codes for the protein MERSVLIHFDSKTGEVRVEAEGFEGLSCLEATQPFEEALGVVGDRTFKEEAETQQLRTTSNHQTRLRQ